A single Apostichopus japonicus isolate 1M-3 chromosome 11, ASM3797524v1, whole genome shotgun sequence DNA region contains:
- the LOC139976086 gene encoding uncharacterized protein: protein MAFTLAVRLAQRNFTKSSLNVPLAAYGTHGGIHRDAVHPQKSRVSQFEPPYTLADIGCKDKVEINPKETRSPSDPQENSLLNGIFANLSLSPVELQLTKEYVLPSIVPFWQSERVILDPLPQAQIRECPTYIEREIMERPLGINEKRIDIPRSEQPIVEKQARKIMKIRRKKMKKHQYRKWKKRNKFKLRAMFAKRRKKKQKLWEEHLEQNKFKGLTSEYTDWYLTKKKEEAAIFLKHLGIHVEEKTPESVEEREKQRKLKDKKTTVYRDPKGSMRVIPTPILPDGSSLKKAFEEDERLAKEKRMNEANE, encoded by the exons ATGGCCTTCACGCTGGCTGTTCGGCTTGCCCAAAGGAATTTTACGAAGTCTTCGTTGAATG TGCCATTAGCAGCATATGGGACACATGGAGGAATACATAGAGACGCAGTGCACCCTCAGAAGTCACGTGTCAGTCAGTTTGAACCTCCTTACACCCTAGCAGACATCGGTTGCAAGGATAAAGTCGAGATCAATCCGAAGGAGACAAGGTCCCCCTCCGACCCCCAGGAAAATTCGCTACTAAATGGAATATTTGCGAACCTATCCTTATCGCCCGTTGAATTGCAGCTTACCAAAGAATATGTGCTGCCCTCTATAGTTCCTTTCTGGCAGTCAGAGAGAGTAATATTGGATCCGCTTCCTCAAGCACAGATACGAGAGTGCCCGACCTACATAGAAAGAGAAATTATGGAACGCCCTTTGGGCATAAACGAGAAACGGATTGATATACCTAGGTCAGAGCAGCCTATCGTGGAGAAGCAAGCTCGAAAGATCATGAAGATCCGTCGGAAAAAGATGAAGAAACATCAGTACCGAAAGTGGAAGAAGAGGAATAAATTCAAACTGAGGGCGATGTTCGCGAAACGGAGAAAAAAGAAGCAGAAGTTATGGGAGGAACATCTTGAGCAAAATAAATTCAAAGGTCTGACGTCAGAGTATACAGATTGGTACCTGACCAAGAAGAAAGAGGAAGCGGCCATCTTTCTCAAGCATCTCGGCATCCACGTGGAAGAGAAAACACCAGAGAGCGTCGAGGAGAGAGAGAAACAACGAAAGTTAAAAGACAAGAAGACGACGGTGTATCGTGACCCTAAGGGGTCAATGAGGGTCATCCCCACACCCATCCTCCCGGACGGATCTAGCTTAAAGAAAGCTTTTGAAGAGGACGAAAGACTGGCAAAGGAAAAACGGATGAATGAAGCGAATGAGTAG